One part of the Lachnospiraceae bacterium JLR.KK002 genome encodes these proteins:
- a CDS encoding class I SAM-dependent methyltransferase — protein sequence MEKETYLKLWLQEEEQAHIHGWDFSHISGRYEEEQDLPWNYREIVRHYRRPEQKLLDVETGGGEFLLSLNHPCCNLAATENYPPNVELCKEKLLPLGIDFREADGGGRLPFGDGSFDLILNRHGSFHPAETSRLLKDGGIFITEQVGAENDRELVELLLDDVPELPFPKQYLCIAEQEFREAGLTIIRAEEAFRPIKFRDVGALVWFARVIPWEFPGFNVRGCQENLYRAQELLEREGVIEGKIHRFLLVARK from the coding sequence ATGGAAAAAGAAACATATTTAAAATTATGGCTGCAGGAAGAAGAACAGGCCCATATCCATGGCTGGGATTTTTCCCACATCAGCGGGAGATACGAAGAAGAACAGGATTTGCCCTGGAATTACAGAGAGATTGTCAGACATTATAGGAGACCTGAGCAGAAGCTGCTGGATGTTGAAACAGGGGGTGGGGAATTTCTCTTATCTCTGAATCATCCCTGCTGTAATCTGGCGGCTACGGAGAATTATCCGCCCAATGTGGAGTTATGTAAAGAGAAATTACTGCCTCTGGGCATTGATTTCAGGGAGGCGGATGGCGGCGGCAGGCTGCCCTTTGGCGACGGGAGTTTTGATTTGATTCTCAACCGGCACGGCAGCTTTCATCCGGCAGAAACATCACGGCTGTTAAAAGATGGAGGCATATTTATTACCGAACAGGTAGGTGCGGAAAATGACCGGGAACTGGTGGAATTATTGCTTGATGATGTGCCGGAACTTCCATTTCCCAAACAGTATCTGTGTATAGCAGAACAGGAGTTCCGGGAAGCGGGCCTTACTATTATAAGGGCGGAGGAAGCCTTTCGTCCCATAAAGTTCCGGGATGTGGGGGCCCTTGTCTGGTTTGCCCGTGTAATACCCTGGGAATTTCCTGGTTTTAATGTAAGAGGTTGTCAGGAAAATCTGTATCGTG